ACAACAAGTAAACGGCAACCATATACTAGCCTACTACAACTATTTAAGAGAACGTCCCAATCAGCGAAGAGCAGGAGGCTTGAGCGATTCGGCTATTCGCAGTAAAATGTTCTCTTTGCGTTTGTTCTTTAATCATTTGGTTGAGTCAGGAATACTCAATGCATCGCCTGTGTATTTGCCAAGTACAATTGCTTTTAAAAGCACAGGACGCAAGGTGCTTAGCAAAGAAGAAGTAATGCAATTATACTCAGCCTGCAAGAATTCTTTCGAAAAAGCGTTGCTAGCTTTAGCCTACGGCTGTGGACTTCGTAAAACTGAAATTTTTAAATTGAATGTGTCGGATATCTATTTTACAGAAAACTCGCTGTTGATTCGTTGTGGCAAACTAAACAAAACCAGAACAGTGCCTCTTTCTGCTTCGGTAGCAGCTCATTTAAAAGAATACATTGTAAACGAACGCACGACTCATACTGCGGGAAATGCCTATAATCCAGCGTTTTTCATCACCCCGTCAGGAGCACGTGTAAAAGCAGATCGGTTTTACGAGTGCATCAAGCGTTTGGTAAAGAGAACAAATAATCCTGCTTTGCAAAACAAGCAAGTGGGACTCCACACCCTTCGTCATAGC
The nucleotide sequence above comes from Bacteroidota bacterium. Encoded proteins:
- a CDS encoding tyrosine-type recombinase/integrase; the protein is MHFLKLNNRTYKMLYHQFDNLLIAKGYSRAKEHFYSNMMKEFLFFIENSGINSIQQVNGNHILAYYNYLRERPNQRRAGGLSDSAIRSKMFSLRLFFNHLVESGILNASPVYLPSTIAFKSTGRKVLSKEEVMQLYSACKNSFEKALLALAYGCGLRKTEIFKLNVSDIYFTENSLLIRCGKLNKTRTVPLSASVAAHLKEYIVNERTTHTAGNAYNPAFFITPSGARVKADRFYECIKRLVKRTNNPALQNKQVGLHTLRHSIATHLADNGADIDFIREFLGHVLLDTTHIYCKHRKQKQRITEAINHSKIAA